One genomic region from Prunus persica cultivar Lovell chromosome G3, Prunus_persica_NCBIv2, whole genome shotgun sequence encodes:
- the LOC18783412 gene encoding kinesin light chain 3 isoform X1, producing the protein MFLRQAAANLIKRRFRLPSQTVSSTSGTTTIPLSSRTKFSYQYHGPKDFSWRMNYSHRDPRVWLFLSGNAAIIFTIHSNTVLAKDASIESSPENDTEGAEAMGLRKIEDGSVISNIHTSKWRVFTDKGRDLFLQGKLEEAEKLFLLALQEAKEGFGERDPHVASACNNLAELYRVNKAYNKAEPLYLDAISILEESFGPEDIRVGSAFHNLGQFYIVQRKLEEARVCYERALKIKARVLGLNHTDYADTMYHLGTVLQLQGKGKDSEALIQDSIRILEDGGQGESIMCVKRMRYLAQIYMKSNRLEEAEKVQRKILHIMELTKGWNSLDTVITAEGLALILQSAGSLKEAEELLERCLDARKTLLPEDHIQIGANMLHMARVAILNSNQLKKVDTSKAICELEKARDILNESIRIARSSLDKSMRQNRKIHSYGASGDIGKNFRVALVILLQAFDALGLLAITKQELQESKQDECLPNSEAESALLRCISTYKEFVTEMSIAEFPEVKAEYLKCLKHLLSLNGNSTTQTSQRSTRVNLQDLRDEIKRLELQLSPSRNRKI; encoded by the exons ATGTTTCTGCGACAAGCAGCAGCTAACCTGATCAAGAGGCGTTTCCGTTTGCCCTCTCAAACTGTCTCTTCAACTTCCGGAACAACTACCATTCCACTCTCCA GCCGTACCAAATTTTCTTATCAATATCATGGTCCTAAAGATTTTAGTTGGAGGATGAATTATAGTCACAGGGACCCTCGTGTATGGCTTTTTCTATCTGGAAATGCAG CAATTATTTTTACGATACATTCCAACACTGTCTTAGCAAAAGATGCATCAATTGAATCAAGTCCTGAAAATGACACCGAAGGGGCAGAAGCCATGGGATTACGCAAGATTGAGGACGGCTCTGTCATATCAAATATACATACTTCTAAGTGGAGAGTTTTTACTGATAAAGGGAGGGATTTATTCCTTCAG GGAAAATTGGAGGAAGCTGAAAAGCTTTTCCTCTTAGCTTTACAAGAAGCTAAAGAAGGCTTTGGAGAGAGGGATCCGCATGTTGCATCTGCATGCAACAACCTA GCAGAGCTCTATAGAGTGAATAAGGCATATAATAAAGCAGAGCCATTGTACTTGGACGCCATCAGCATactggaggaatcatttggtccTGAAGATATACG AGTTGGGTCTGCCTTTCACAACCTGGGGCAGTTCTATATTGTGCAACGGAAGCTGGAAGAAGCTCGCGTTTGCTATGAG CGTGCTTTGAAG ATCAAGGCCCGTGTTCTGGGTCTTAATCATACAGATTATGCAGATACTATGTATCATCTTGGAACG GTGCTACAACTCcaaggaaaaggaaaggatTCGGAGGCCCTTATTCAGGATTCTATTAGAATACTCGAG GATGGTGGCCAAGGGGAGTCAATAATGTGTGTCAAGAGAATGCGATATCTTGCTCAG atatATATGAAATCCAACCGTCTTGAGGAGGCTGAGAAGGTACAAAGAAAGATTCTGCATATAATGGAATTGACAAAG GGATGGAATTCATTGGACACAGTAATAACAGCTGAAGGGCTCGCGTTGATCCTACAATCAGCTGGGAGCTTAAAAGAAGCTGAAGAGCTTCTTGAAAG GTGTCTTGATGCTCGGAAAACCTTACTTCCTGAAGATCATATTCAG ATTGGTGCGAACATGCTTCACATGGCTAGAGTGGCAATACTCAATTCCAACCAACTAAAGAAGGTGGACACTTCTAAAGCAATTTGTGAGCTTGAGAAGGCCAGAGATATTTTAAACGAGTCCATAAG GATAGCACGGTCTTCTTTAGATAAATCAATGAGGCAAAATAGAAAGATACATAGTTATGGAGCATCAGGTGACATTGGAAAGAATTTTCGTGTGGCATTGGTCATACTG TTGCAAGCGTTTGATGCTCTTGGCCTTTTAGCGATCACTAAGCAAGAGTTACAGGAGTCAAAG CAGGATGAGTGTTTACCTAACTCCGAAGCTGAGAGTGCACTATTAAGATGCATTTCTACTTACAAAGAG TTTGTAACTGAGATGTCAATTGCGGAGTTTCCTGAAGTAAAGGCAGAGTATCTTAAATGTTTGAAGCATCTTTTGAGCTTAAATGGTAATAGCACTACCCAAACATCACAGCGATCTACCAGAGTCAATTTGCAAGATTTGAGAGATGAAATCAAGCGTCTGGAACTTCAACTCTCTCCTTCTAGGAATCGTAAAATCTAA
- the LOC18783412 gene encoding kinesin light chain 3 isoform X2, protein MFLRQAAANLIKRRFRLPSQTVSSTSGTTTIPLSSRTKFSYQYHGPKDFSWRMNYSHRDPRVWLFLSGNAAIIFTIHSNTVLAKDASIESSPENDTEGAEAMGLRKIEDGSVISNIHTSKWRVFTDKGRDLFLQGKLEEAEKLFLLALQEAKEGFGERDPHVASACNNLAELYRVNKAYNKAEPLYLDAISILEESFGPEDIRVGSAFHNLGQFYIVQRKLEEARVCYERALKIKARVLGLNHTDYADTMYHLGTVLQLQGKGKDSEALIQDSIRILEDGGQGESIMCVKRMRYLAQIYMKSNRLEEAEKVQRKILHIMELTKGWNSLDTVITAEGLALILQSAGSLKEAEELLERCLDARKTLLPEDHIQIGANMLHMARVAILNSNQLKKVDTSKAICELEKARDILNESIRIARSSLDKSMRQNRKIHSYGASGDIGKNFRVALVILLQAFDALGLLAITKQELQESKDECLPNSEAESALLRCISTYKEFVTEMSIAEFPEVKAEYLKCLKHLLSLNGNSTTQTSQRSTRVNLQDLRDEIKRLELQLSPSRNRKI, encoded by the exons ATGTTTCTGCGACAAGCAGCAGCTAACCTGATCAAGAGGCGTTTCCGTTTGCCCTCTCAAACTGTCTCTTCAACTTCCGGAACAACTACCATTCCACTCTCCA GCCGTACCAAATTTTCTTATCAATATCATGGTCCTAAAGATTTTAGTTGGAGGATGAATTATAGTCACAGGGACCCTCGTGTATGGCTTTTTCTATCTGGAAATGCAG CAATTATTTTTACGATACATTCCAACACTGTCTTAGCAAAAGATGCATCAATTGAATCAAGTCCTGAAAATGACACCGAAGGGGCAGAAGCCATGGGATTACGCAAGATTGAGGACGGCTCTGTCATATCAAATATACATACTTCTAAGTGGAGAGTTTTTACTGATAAAGGGAGGGATTTATTCCTTCAG GGAAAATTGGAGGAAGCTGAAAAGCTTTTCCTCTTAGCTTTACAAGAAGCTAAAGAAGGCTTTGGAGAGAGGGATCCGCATGTTGCATCTGCATGCAACAACCTA GCAGAGCTCTATAGAGTGAATAAGGCATATAATAAAGCAGAGCCATTGTACTTGGACGCCATCAGCATactggaggaatcatttggtccTGAAGATATACG AGTTGGGTCTGCCTTTCACAACCTGGGGCAGTTCTATATTGTGCAACGGAAGCTGGAAGAAGCTCGCGTTTGCTATGAG CGTGCTTTGAAG ATCAAGGCCCGTGTTCTGGGTCTTAATCATACAGATTATGCAGATACTATGTATCATCTTGGAACG GTGCTACAACTCcaaggaaaaggaaaggatTCGGAGGCCCTTATTCAGGATTCTATTAGAATACTCGAG GATGGTGGCCAAGGGGAGTCAATAATGTGTGTCAAGAGAATGCGATATCTTGCTCAG atatATATGAAATCCAACCGTCTTGAGGAGGCTGAGAAGGTACAAAGAAAGATTCTGCATATAATGGAATTGACAAAG GGATGGAATTCATTGGACACAGTAATAACAGCTGAAGGGCTCGCGTTGATCCTACAATCAGCTGGGAGCTTAAAAGAAGCTGAAGAGCTTCTTGAAAG GTGTCTTGATGCTCGGAAAACCTTACTTCCTGAAGATCATATTCAG ATTGGTGCGAACATGCTTCACATGGCTAGAGTGGCAATACTCAATTCCAACCAACTAAAGAAGGTGGACACTTCTAAAGCAATTTGTGAGCTTGAGAAGGCCAGAGATATTTTAAACGAGTCCATAAG GATAGCACGGTCTTCTTTAGATAAATCAATGAGGCAAAATAGAAAGATACATAGTTATGGAGCATCAGGTGACATTGGAAAGAATTTTCGTGTGGCATTGGTCATACTG TTGCAAGCGTTTGATGCTCTTGGCCTTTTAGCGATCACTAAGCAAGAGTTACAGGAGTCAAAG GATGAGTGTTTACCTAACTCCGAAGCTGAGAGTGCACTATTAAGATGCATTTCTACTTACAAAGAG TTTGTAACTGAGATGTCAATTGCGGAGTTTCCTGAAGTAAAGGCAGAGTATCTTAAATGTTTGAAGCATCTTTTGAGCTTAAATGGTAATAGCACTACCCAAACATCACAGCGATCTACCAGAGTCAATTTGCAAGATTTGAGAGATGAAATCAAGCGTCTGGAACTTCAACTCTCTCCTTCTAGGAATCGTAAAATCTAA
- the LOC18783412 gene encoding kinesin light chain 3 isoform X3: MFLRQAAANLIKRRFRLPSQTVSSTSGTTTIPLSSRTKFSYQYHGPKDFSWRMNYSHRDPRVWLFLSGNAAKDASIESSPENDTEGAEAMGLRKIEDGSVISNIHTSKWRVFTDKGRDLFLQGKLEEAEKLFLLALQEAKEGFGERDPHVASACNNLAELYRVNKAYNKAEPLYLDAISILEESFGPEDIRVGSAFHNLGQFYIVQRKLEEARVCYERALKIKARVLGLNHTDYADTMYHLGTVLQLQGKGKDSEALIQDSIRILEDGGQGESIMCVKRMRYLAQIYMKSNRLEEAEKVQRKILHIMELTKGWNSLDTVITAEGLALILQSAGSLKEAEELLERCLDARKTLLPEDHIQIGANMLHMARVAILNSNQLKKVDTSKAICELEKARDILNESIRIARSSLDKSMRQNRKIHSYGASGDIGKNFRVALVILLQAFDALGLLAITKQELQESKQDECLPNSEAESALLRCISTYKEFVTEMSIAEFPEVKAEYLKCLKHLLSLNGNSTTQTSQRSTRVNLQDLRDEIKRLELQLSPSRNRKI, from the exons ATGTTTCTGCGACAAGCAGCAGCTAACCTGATCAAGAGGCGTTTCCGTTTGCCCTCTCAAACTGTCTCTTCAACTTCCGGAACAACTACCATTCCACTCTCCA GCCGTACCAAATTTTCTTATCAATATCATGGTCCTAAAGATTTTAGTTGGAGGATGAATTATAGTCACAGGGACCCTCGTGTATGGCTTTTTCTATCTGGAAATGCAG CAAAAGATGCATCAATTGAATCAAGTCCTGAAAATGACACCGAAGGGGCAGAAGCCATGGGATTACGCAAGATTGAGGACGGCTCTGTCATATCAAATATACATACTTCTAAGTGGAGAGTTTTTACTGATAAAGGGAGGGATTTATTCCTTCAG GGAAAATTGGAGGAAGCTGAAAAGCTTTTCCTCTTAGCTTTACAAGAAGCTAAAGAAGGCTTTGGAGAGAGGGATCCGCATGTTGCATCTGCATGCAACAACCTA GCAGAGCTCTATAGAGTGAATAAGGCATATAATAAAGCAGAGCCATTGTACTTGGACGCCATCAGCATactggaggaatcatttggtccTGAAGATATACG AGTTGGGTCTGCCTTTCACAACCTGGGGCAGTTCTATATTGTGCAACGGAAGCTGGAAGAAGCTCGCGTTTGCTATGAG CGTGCTTTGAAG ATCAAGGCCCGTGTTCTGGGTCTTAATCATACAGATTATGCAGATACTATGTATCATCTTGGAACG GTGCTACAACTCcaaggaaaaggaaaggatTCGGAGGCCCTTATTCAGGATTCTATTAGAATACTCGAG GATGGTGGCCAAGGGGAGTCAATAATGTGTGTCAAGAGAATGCGATATCTTGCTCAG atatATATGAAATCCAACCGTCTTGAGGAGGCTGAGAAGGTACAAAGAAAGATTCTGCATATAATGGAATTGACAAAG GGATGGAATTCATTGGACACAGTAATAACAGCTGAAGGGCTCGCGTTGATCCTACAATCAGCTGGGAGCTTAAAAGAAGCTGAAGAGCTTCTTGAAAG GTGTCTTGATGCTCGGAAAACCTTACTTCCTGAAGATCATATTCAG ATTGGTGCGAACATGCTTCACATGGCTAGAGTGGCAATACTCAATTCCAACCAACTAAAGAAGGTGGACACTTCTAAAGCAATTTGTGAGCTTGAGAAGGCCAGAGATATTTTAAACGAGTCCATAAG GATAGCACGGTCTTCTTTAGATAAATCAATGAGGCAAAATAGAAAGATACATAGTTATGGAGCATCAGGTGACATTGGAAAGAATTTTCGTGTGGCATTGGTCATACTG TTGCAAGCGTTTGATGCTCTTGGCCTTTTAGCGATCACTAAGCAAGAGTTACAGGAGTCAAAG CAGGATGAGTGTTTACCTAACTCCGAAGCTGAGAGTGCACTATTAAGATGCATTTCTACTTACAAAGAG TTTGTAACTGAGATGTCAATTGCGGAGTTTCCTGAAGTAAAGGCAGAGTATCTTAAATGTTTGAAGCATCTTTTGAGCTTAAATGGTAATAGCACTACCCAAACATCACAGCGATCTACCAGAGTCAATTTGCAAGATTTGAGAGATGAAATCAAGCGTCTGGAACTTCAACTCTCTCCTTCTAGGAATCGTAAAATCTAA
- the LOC18782608 gene encoding uncharacterized protein LOC18782608, translating to MERRKSRRSCNDELALVKAAAWAWFQHGSGTDGKPVMPEFDVRRTCHAPYKPSRYKLEAMLISNINKQGMEFEGLKSLSVVESISDHSLLDTYEIESISRKLDQLIESSGEGKLSKGFLAGDVLGRNKAKPGGRGSNSDLECGDKCSLPLKLQASNLVEDNRRQGRSESLMDGKTNGRKNKNKNFTGFWNRHAAICGRSDDVLNTKAFVVSRRRPREKGV from the coding sequence atggagagaagaaagagtagGAGAAGCTGCAATGATGAATTGGCATTAGTAAAGGCAGCTGCATGGGCATGGTTTCAACATGGATCCGGGACCGACGGCAAACCAGTTATGCCGGAATTTGATGTCAGAAGGACTTGTCATGCTCCTTATAAACCATCCAGGTACAAGCTAGAAGCTATGTTGATTTCTAATATTAATAAACAAGGCATGGAATTTGAAGGGTTGAAATCACTAAGTGTTGTTGAGAGTATCTCTGATCATTCGCTTCTTGATACATATGAAATTGAGAGTATTTCCCGGAAATTGGATCAACTTATAGAGTCTAGTGGTGAAGGCAAACTGTCTAAGGGGTTCCTAGCTGGAGATGTTCTTGGTAGAAACAAGGCCAAACCGGGAGGCAGAGGCTCAAACTCTGACCTTGAGTGCGGAGATAAATGTTCGCTACCACTCAAGTTACAAGCTTCTAATCTTGTTGAAGATAATCGTCGACAAGGAAGAAGTGAGTCACTAATGGATGGTAAAACAAATGGgaggaagaacaagaacaagaactTTACAGGGTTTTGGAATAGGCATGCAGCAATATGTGGCAGAAGTGATGATGTTCTAAACACAAAAGCTTTCGTGGTTAGTCGTCGCCGGCCGCGGGAAAAGGGTGTATAG